In one Triplophysa rosa linkage group LG13, Trosa_1v2, whole genome shotgun sequence genomic region, the following are encoded:
- the LOC130563750 gene encoding structural maintenance of chromosomes protein 5-like has product MLMYALSICTSCPLTFTEEEVPLIRQWWCINLMERFCLEGHGQRFAYWTEEASQLLQGIVEPVFRVSKFTTTKLSPSRRVVDDKDIDKVQQPTIVRYLNTAWYWVQNHRHLFRGEVTEPAFLQMNRGDQQNAIKNLLGGQFSEAKDAFLFIFHYQEDMETFLSYCVDDQGLKVNAMFYKEKCSV; this is encoded by the exons ATGCTGATG tatgCTCTCAGCATCTGCACATCATGTCCCTTAACATTCACAGAG gaggAGGTGCCATTGATTCGCCAGTGGTGGTGCATTAACCTCATGGAAAGATTTTGCCTAGAAGG gCATGGACAGAGGTTTGCATACTGGACCGAAGAAGCATCCCAACTCCTTCAGGGGATCGTTGAGCCTGTGTTTAGGGTGTCGAAATTCACCACCACCAAACTGTCACCCAGCAGAAGAGTTGTGGATGACAAGGACATTGATAAG GTGCAGCAGCCAACCATTGTCCGATACCTAAATACAGCGTGGTACTGGGTACAGAATCACAGACACTTATTCCGTGGGGAGGTGACAGAGCCTGCCTTTTTGCAGATGAACAGGGGTGATCAACAAAATGCCATCAAGAACCTCTTGGGGGGTCAATTCTCTGAGGCGAAGGATGCCTTTTTGTTTATCTTTCATTACcaagaagacatggaaacatttttgtcgTACTGTGTTGATGACCAAGGCCTAAAGGTCAATGCTATGTTCTACAAAGAGAAAtgtagtgtgtga